From a single Ornithorhynchus anatinus isolate Pmale09 chromosome 15, mOrnAna1.pri.v4, whole genome shotgun sequence genomic region:
- the ORNANAV1R3090 gene encoding vomeronasal 1 receptor ornAnaV1R3090: protein MTTRKISFVTLILLEMGIGVSGNVFLLLVSVCTVSTSHKPSSSELIRTHLALANILMLLTREIPETMSAWGWRNFLDAVGCKILFYFHQVARALSLCTTCLLSIFQAITISPGTSRWAGVKSKLPKCIIPSCLLSWVLNLLIYVTALIYISGPLNSTRNTVLLNYCSSVSVTAGITLVNAIVLSLWDLFFVGIMNVASSYMVLVLHRHHRQVRHLHGPGRSPREMPEVRAAKRVIAFVTLFVLLYGRDGVTLSSLLKGRENSPELVSSHLVLTFTFSAFSPFLLIHSNQRMRMFRKRKSPISNADGIPSPRDGMFSPPVTP, encoded by the coding sequence ATGACTACCAGAAAAATCTCATTTGTGACCCTGATTCTGTTGGAAATGGGCATTGGAGTCTCAGGAAATGTGTTTCTCCTCCTGGTATCTGTCTGTACGGTTTCCACCAGCCACAAGCCCAGCTCCTCAGAACTGATCCGCACCCACTTAGCTTTGGCCAACATCCTGATGCTCCTCACCAGGGAAATCCCCGAGACCATGTCAGCGTGGGGTTGGAGAAATTTCTTGGATGCTGTAGGGTGTAAAATCCTCTTTTATTTTCACCAAGTGGCTCGTGCTCTCTCCctttgcaccacctgcctcctgagcatcttccaggccatcaccatcagccccggcACCTCTCGGTGGGCAGGAGTCAAATCCAAACTGCCCAAGTGCatcatcccctcctgcctcctctcctgggtcCTCAATCTCCTGATCTATGTCACTGCACTGATATACATTTCAGGCCCACTGAACAGCACCAGAAATACAGTACTTCTGAATTACTGTTCTTCTGTCAGTGTCACTGCAGGAATCACCTTGGTCAATGCAATTGTGCTTTCTCTGTGGGATCTTTTCTTTGTGGGAATCATGAATGTGGCCAGCAGCTACATGGTGTTGGTCCTGCAtagacaccaccggcaggtccgcCACCTCCATGGGCCAGGACGCTCCCCCAGGGAGATGCCTGAGGTCAGAGCAGCCAAGAGGGTCATCGCCTTCGTCaccctctttgtcctcctctatGGGAGAGATGGAGTCACGCTAAGCAGTTTGCTCAAGGGGAGAGAAAATTCTCCCGAGTTGGTCAGCAGCCACTTGGTTTTGACATTCACCTTCTCAGCCTTCAGCCCTTTCCTATTGATTCACAGTAACCAGAGGATGAGAATGTTCCGAAAGAGGAAATCTCCCATTTCCAATGCCGATGGCATCCCAAGTCCCAGAGATGGCATGTTCTCCCCTCCTGTCACTCCATGA
- the ORNANAV1R3091 gene encoding vomeronasal 1 receptor ornAnaV1R3091 — MLPLLPPRLLQSKFTRMNATESVFEIFILLQLSIGISGNVFLLLLTIRTVSTSHKFNSSELIYVHLALTNNLILLTRGIPGIFSIWGLWNFLDDAGCKLLIHVHQVARSLATCTICLLSIFQAITISPSTTQWAGIKAKLPKCIIPCFLSFWFLSLLIDVSAPIYIIGPQNSTRDQQTFILKHCSLVKISAETLLVNTFVISFRDLLFMGLMGTASGYMVFILHIPHWWGRHLHGSGCSPRAIPEMWAAKFVMVLMALYLLFHVLETVMLTAFLNMRNKSLPVTTNIDLSIHFSVISPFLVIHSNQRMRTCGKRKSHS, encoded by the coding sequence ATGCTTCCTCTCTTGCCCCCCAGGTTGCTCCAAAGTAAGTTCACCAGAATGAATGCCACCGAGAGTGTCTTTGAGATCTTTATTCTGCTACAGCTCAGCATTGGCATCTCAGGAAATGTATTCCTATTGCTGCTTACTATCCGCACAGTCTCCACCAGCCACAAGTTCAACTCTTCTGAGCTAATCTATGTGCACCTGGCTTTGACAAACAATCTCATCCTTCTAACAAGGGGCATCCCAGGCATCTTCTCTATCTGGGGGCTGTGGAATTTCCTGGATGATGCTGGGTGTAAACTCCTTATTCATGTTCACCAAGTGGCTCGGAGTCTTGCCACCTGCACCatctgcctcctgagcatcttccaggccattaccatcagccccagcaccacccagtgggcaggaattaaagccaaattgcccaagtgcatcatcccctgtttcctctccttctgGTTTCTCAGTCTCCTGATAGATGTTTCTGCACCAATATATATTATAGGCCCCCAGAATAGCACCAGGGATCAACAAACATTTATACTGAAGCACTGTTCCTTAGTGAAAATCAGTGCAGAAACTTTATTAGTAAATACTTTTGTGATTTCCTTCAGGGACCTTCTCTTCATGGGACTCATGGGCACAGCCAGTGGCTATATGGTATTTATCCTGCACATACCCCACTGGTGGGGCCGACACCTCCATGGGTCTGGCTGCTCCCCTAGGGCGATACCTGAGATGTGGGCGGCCAAATTTGTGATGGTCCTGATGGCCCTGTACCTTCTTTTTCATGTTCTGGAGACAGTCATGCTGACTGCTTTCTTGAACATGAGAAACAAATCTTTACCGGTGACAACCAACATAGATCTGTCGATCCACTTCTCTGTAATCAGTCCATTCCTGGTGATTCACAGCAACCAGAGAATGAGAACCTGTGGGAAAAGGAAATCCCACTCCTAA